In Nicotiana tabacum cultivar K326 chromosome 11, ASM71507v2, whole genome shotgun sequence, a single window of DNA contains:
- the LOC107793541 gene encoding uncharacterized protein LOC107793541: protein MSMEKASADCPYPGCFFCVMKEANPSKRRASILKFFRELPSQDDDGQVLPISGLWNTAMAHPNDPEFIELGIFECMSALIWKGLKNRRWLSHDQNIYIPYYAAHIIGSYTMNMEEFAERAVRAGVIPPLVELLRGRLTWVEQRVAVRALGHLATYASTFPTVASHGEILELSIQLAMSSLEIVYSHFYQYVDRRLSYHCDLLTRGMGGVEMESRKAEEWASQLQCWSLQLINCFAFKPEFLPTICKPEFLAKLPGMWGGLVNENSPAGIGLLRTICHHKLGRGPVAACPGIIEALCNIARSSDDWQYMAIDCLLWLLQDPSTCHKVIEKTVPALVDLAEISSLGDHKKLGDSIINVLQECMESQGTGRTQINSHVKEEIEELLNSKQRLKWEKNMPKEDLHIKQAAALVVKLEGNSLFSSGNISGAAAKYSEALALCPIRSKKERVVLYSNRAQCHLLLQQPLAAIGDASRALCLHNPVNRHAKSLWRRAQAYDMLGLAKESLLDAILFINECSQSNDPDLSLRQNKVPDYAERLVKKQMRAAWLFREAAIKHGEVHCEGDAGDMCGQETDDSEWETASESEIGNEERDEIGDDICGWENEVERKDKYKKASIKEIKHGYNVQLTEDDV, encoded by the exons ATGAGCATGGAGAAAGCTTCTGCTGACTGTCCGTATCCTGGATGCTTCTTCTGTGTTATGAAGGAAGCAAACCCAAGCAAGCGCCGAGCAAGTATATTGAAGTTCTTTCGAGAACTTCCCTCACAGGATGATGATGGTCAAGTTCTTCCCATTAGTGGCCTATGGAATACAGCCATGGCGCATCCTAATGATCCGGAGTTTATTGAATTGGGGATATTTGAATGCATGTCAGCACTTATTTGGAAGGGTTTAAAGAACCGCCGCTGGCTTTCACatgaccaaaatatatatataccttaTTATGCGGCACATATAATTGGATCGTACACCATGAATATGGAAGAGTTTGCTGAAAGAGCTGTGCGTGCTGGAGTCATCCCTCCTTTAGTTGAACTTTTGAGAGGTAGGCTAACTTGGGTGGAACAGAGAGTTGCAGTGAGAGCGTTAGGACATTTAGCTACCTATGCCAGCACCTTTCCAACTGTTGCAAGTCACGGTGAGATTCTAGAGCTCTCCATCCAACTCGCGATGAGTTCACTTGAAATTGTTTACTCCCATTTTTACCAGTATGTTGATAGAAGACTTAGTTATCATTGTGACCTTCTTACGCGCGGCATGGGTGGAGTTGAAATGGAGTCCAGAAAAGCAGAAGAATGGGCTAGTCAGCTACAGTGTTGGTCCCTTCAGCTTATTAATTGCTTTGCTTTCAAACCTGAATTTCTTCCTACTATATGCAAGCCGGAATTTCTAGCAAAGCTTCCAGGAATGTGGGGTGGGCTTGTTAATGAAAATTCCCCTGCTGGAATTGGTTTACTGAGGACAATTTGTCATCACAAACTTGGTCGAGGGCCTGTTGCTGCATGTCCTGGTATTATAGAGGCATTGTGCAATATAGCTCGCTCATCAGATGACTGGCAGTATATGGCAATTGACTGTCTTTTGTGGTTGCTCCAGGATCCAAGTACCTGTCATAAG GTGATTGAAAAGACTGTACCTGCACTTGTGGATCTTGCAGAGATATCATCCCTTGGTGATCATAAGAAGCTTGGAGACTCTATAATCAATGTTCTTCAGGAATGTATGGAATCACAAGGGACAGGTCGTACTCAAATCAATAGCCATGTaaaagaagaaattgaagaaCTACTGAATTCCAAACAGAGActaaaatgggagaaaaatatGCCTAAAGAGGACCTTCATATCAAACAGGCAGCAGCGCTGGTGGTAAAACTAGAAGGAAATTCCCTGTTTTCATCAGGAAATATTTCCGGGGCTGCAGCTAAGTACTCAGAAGCATTGGCATTATGCCCAATTAGGTCAAAGAAAGAGAGAGTGGTACTATACAGCAATCGCGCTCAGTGTCATCTTTTGTTGCAACAACCCTTGGCTGCTATAGGTGATGCTTCTCGTGCATTGTGTCTCCATAATCCTGTGAATCGTCATGCCAAAAGCCTTTGGAGAAGAGCACAGGCGTACGACATGCTTGGTTTAGCCAAGGAGAGCTTACTAGATGCTATTCTGTTTATAAATGAGTGTTCTCAATCAAATGATCCTGATCTGTCTTTGAGACAAAACAAGGTTCCTGATTATGCTGAGCGTTTAGTAAAAAAGCAGATGCGTGCAGCGTGGTTGTTTAGAGAGGCTGCTATTAAACATGGTGAAGTTCACTGTGAGGGTGATGCTGGAGACATGTGTGGCCAGGAAACTGATGATTCTGAATGGGAGACAGCAAGTGAAAGTGAAATAGGAAATGAGGAGAGGGATGAAATTGGTGATGACATTTGTGGATGGGAAAATGAGGTTGAAAGGAAGGATAAGTACAAAAAGGCTTCAATCAAAG AGATAAAACATGGATACAATGTGCAGCTTACTGAAGACGACGTGTAA